The Deltaproteobacteria bacterium HGW-Deltaproteobacteria-4 genomic interval CTCTCGGCGGTAAAACCGGAAATATCGGTTTCTATCTCCCGGCGATCTCCAAGTACGACTTCTTCAAAACGATCATTCTCGATGGCGCCCTGCCGCGCAAGACCTTCTCTATGGGGGATGCGGACGAAAAGCGTTTCTATCTGGAGTGCCGGCGGATTGTGAGCTGAAAGGGGAGGGGGGCCGAGAGTAACTTTCACTGAGCGTGTAAAACGTCAGGACGTCAAGTCCCTAAATCTGAAATTTGAGATTTAGGGACTTGACGTCTCTGCTTTCTAGCCTATTCTCATCCGTTCGACAATGTTCACTTAAGTCCGGCTCGCTTCAGTCCTTCGATAAGATCCGCCTTGTCCAAAAATCCCATATGCCGGTCGATCTCTTTCCCCTGAGTATCGAACAATACCTGCGTCGGGATCCCCTGAACGCGGAATTTTTGTGCGGCGGTTTCGCTTTCATCGATATCAATGAAGAGGACGTTTGCTTGACTGCGGTACTCTTTTGCCAGTGACTCAAGGATCGGGGCCATCTGTTTGCAGGGAGCACAGGTGCGTGACCCGAGATCGATGATTGTCGGTTTTCCCGAAGAGAGTGCCTGATTGACTGCTGCCGCAGTGGCCGAAGGGAGGTCGGCGTGGGCGGTAACGGTCGTTAGCGTCAGCAGGGCGGCGGCAAGAAATATCCTCCTGCCAGCAGCAGTTTTTCTGGTGTTCTCATGCAAGGATTTACTGTGGGCACAACCTGTTCCTGATACTGCCATGTTCATGGCGCTTCTCCTTTTCTTGATGGTTATTCCTTCGCAATTGACTTCGCAGGGAGGACTCTTGTCGCCGCAGCAGGAACGGTGCGCAGATAAACTCTGCGTACTCTCCGTGCTCAGTCGAACTCGATTTTGTAAAAGAGGTCGACCCCGCTCTCCTCGCCGACCGTCGATTCTGCCTGCCAGCGTTCACTGATGTCGTAGCGCAGGCCGACGACATTGCTGCCGGTAAAGAGGGAGTGACCGAGGCTGATATAGAGTTTGGGGTTGAGGTACTTGCCGACGGTGATCACCGAAGTGGTGAGGTCACCGTCGCCGGATTGAATGTCGATTACATCCAGCCCGACGCGGCGCCGCAGTCGATCCTGCAGCACCGTCGACTCCCCCTTGGCGAGGAGGGCGCCGGCCGCTACCATCAGCAGGTCGGCTTGTCCGGCATCGCTCCCCATCGGCCGGCCGAGGACGATATAGGAAAGGATGTCGGTATCGGGCATCGACGGTTCGGAATAAAGGGTTACTGTCGGCGCACGCGGCGTGCCGCCGACCCGGACTCCGGCCTGGACCTCGCCGGCTTTGCGCAGGGCGAGGATGTCGAGAGTCGGCTGGTCGATAGGGCCGCCGGCAAAGAGGAGGGAGCCGCGACTGATGTCGAGTTTCATGCCGTAGGCGGCATAATCCCCTTGGACAACACTGATCTTGCCGCGACCGTTGATCTCTTCGTTACCGCGGGCGGTGACGATCACCTCGCCGTTGAGGCGGGCGTCGATCCCCCCGAAATCGACCAGCACCCGCTCGCCGAGGAGGAGGCGGACTTCTAGATCGAGATCCAGCGGCCGTTCGCGATCGTCGGTCAGCGGCGCATCGACGATCACGACGTCGGCATGCTGCCGCAGGGGGGCCTTAGTTTGGCGGCCGCGCACCAGCAGTTCGGGGAGCTTGATCTCACCGCGTACTTTGGCTGTTTGTGTAGTGCCGCTGAAGGTGAGGGCGGGGCTGGTGACAATTCGCAACTCCGGGAGATTGAGGGTGAGAAAGCGTTCCCCGTCGAGCTTGCCGCTGAATTCGGCAAGCTGCCAGTTTTGCAGTCGCAGCTCGCCTTCCCCGGTCAGATGTCCGTCCCCTGAAGCAACTTTGACGGCAGAAACGCGCACCTTGTCGTCAACAAAGTCGGCCTTTATGCTCAGGTCGCGGAGGGTAATGCCTGCCTGGGGGAGATACGCCCCTGCGCCGCTCAGCTGCAGATTGCCGGCGAGTGCGGGCCGCTGCCAGCTGCCGGCGACGCGCAGGTCGAGATCGAGATCGCCGTGGCTTTCCCGCAACAGCCCTGGCAGCAGGGTGGTCAGTAATCCCCGCTCACGGAAACGTCCTTTTATTTCACCGCGCAGGGGGCCGGCAGGAATGATGGCGACGGGCAGGGTGGTGGGCAGTGGCAGGGAGAGCTTCCCGGCGATTTCACCATGGTCAACGAGCGTCAAGGCAAGATCGACGTCGAGAGTTTTTTTCTGCCAGCGCCAGGTGACATCGGCATTCCGCAACGCCATGCTCACCTCCCCGCGTTTTTGTTTCCAGGAAAGGACGACGTTATTGCCCGTGCTTTCGCCGACGACTTCGAAGATTCGGCCGGGAAAAAGCTCGGCCGTCAGGGCCCCGGAGAGGCTCCCGCGCATCGCCAGAGTCGGGGGGAGCCAGGGGGCGATGAGCTCGGGACCGAGTCCGTCCCAGTCGAGTTGCAGGGTCAGGCGCTGCGGCAGCGCCAGTTTCCCCGGCTCCGGAGAAGTGAGGCGGGCGGAGACATGGCTCTGCGCTGCGAGATTGAGATCGCACAACGCAGTAAGACCTTTTTCATCCCAGGAAAAGTCGCTTGCCAAGCGCTGGACAGACAGGTTGAGGTCGCCCTGTTCAAGTCGGCCGGCGGCAACAACTTTCCCCTGCAGACGCAGGGCACCATCTTCTTTCCATCTCGCTGTTACGCCGCCGGTGCTGGCTCCGGTCAGTTGCAGCTCCGCTAGCCAGGGGTTGGCGCGGGCCAGTTCCAGATCATCCCACTGGGCGGTCATCTCTCCCGCTCCGTTGCCGCGGTCGTAAATCCCGGCGATTTCAATCCATTCGCTGCGTTCGCTGGTCAGTTCCAGCGGGGAGAAGCGCAGGGTTTTGCCATCGACCAGCAGTGTCACTGGTGCGGCCAGGCGCCAGGCTCCCTGCACCTGTTCTTTCCCGGTCAACTGGAGAATCTTTGCGGACCAGCTTCCGGCCTCATAGCTCCCCGTCGCTTCGACCTGGACCTTCCCCTGCGGCCACGTCAGAGCGAGACCTAGT includes:
- a CDS encoding thioredoxin, which gives rise to MAVSGTGCAHSKSLHENTRKTAAGRRIFLAAALLTLTTVTAHADLPSATAAAVNQALSSGKPTIIDLGSRTCAPCKQMAPILESLAKEYRSQANVLFIDIDESETAAQKFRVQGIPTQVLFDTQGKEIDRHMGFLDKADLIEGLKRAGLK